Part of the Paenibacillus aurantius genome, AGCCCCGCGGCCAGCTGGCCGACGACCGCGAGCTTCTCGGATTTGCGGACCATCTCCTCGGTCCTCTTCTTCTCCGTGATGTCATGCATGACCAGCTGAATAACCGGCCGGCAGTTTTTATAAATGTAAATACAGGAGGATTCCACATCTAGCACTTCTCCATCCAGCCGGCTGACCTTATGCTCGATAAACTCAAGCGGTTCTTGTCCGTTCGATACGGTAAGGAAGCGTTCCTCCATCAGCTTCCGATAATCCGGGTGAACCAGCTCAAGAATCGGCCGGCCCGTGAGTTCCTCCCGCGAACCGGCTCCCATCATCTTGACGGCGGCGTCGTTGGCGTAATTGATGATTCCCGCTTCATCGTGAACCAGGATGGCGGCCGGAAGAAGCTTGATCATCTTGTAGTTAAGCCGCAGGCTCTCCTTTAGGGACTGCTCCCTCTGCTTCCGTTCGGTAATGTCTATGGCCGAGCCGATGACCTCCACCACCCTTCCGCTTTGCTTGATGGGTCGGAGCGAGGCCAGAAAGTGAATGCCGGCCGATTCTCCTTCAAAGGTAACCTTTTCTTCCCCCTGCCAGGCCCGTTCGTAGTGGGCTGCCACATCCACGGCTTTATCCAAGGGCAGCAGGTCCTTAAGGTCCTTTCCCGCTATTTCCTCCTGACCCGGAAGCATACGGTCCATCAGTTCTCCATGGCAGATGGTATGGACAAACCGTCCGCTTTGCTTTTTGAATTTGAAGATCATTCCCTGCTGCACTCGGATCGTTTCTTCCCATTCGGAATTAACCGGCTCGAGCGCAAGCTGTCCATCCTCTGCCTGATTGCTTTCGATCCTGGTCACGGCAAGCCTCCGCCTCCATGTGAATATTTGGCAAACGAACCAAAGGAATCATAACCCGTGCCCGGCTTCCTTCCGCCTGTCCATCCTAAACGGAGAATGACCCGAAGAAACTGGATTTCAGTATGGCCAGGAAGTCGTCTATCTCAGGAGACACATAATACAGGCCGGGCCGTCTGATGGGAACCTGTTGTTTCATGATTCATTGTTACATAAGGGATAAGGGTACGATTCAATATGACAGCGTTTCCTTGATCGTTCATCCATAAGCTATGATACTACAGCCTTCCGGAAAAATTTGTCGATCCATGGGTATCGTTACGGCAAAAAAAATAAAACCTGACAGGTCTTGACTTTCCGCCTGTCAGATTTTATGAAAATCCCATTAAGAAGAGGACGGCTGGAAGGACAGCAGATCAATCTGCCGTTCGGTTACCTCGTCTATGAAATCCGTTTGTTTGTAGCGGAAGGGATCCCCCGAAATGGTGAGCTGACGCTCCTCCCACGGCATCGACCGGTAAACGTTCTTCACTTTGTCTTCGCCTCCCACCATACGGACACGAACCAGACCCGGCTGGATAAGAATGAGGGAGGCTTTGCCTTCTCCGTAAGGGACGGTAAACATGCTAACCCTCCCGTGCTGCTCCGCTTCCTCTGCGAGAACAGCGGGGTAGTCGAAGGCGGAGCCGAACGGAACCTGATGGCGGATCAGCCGTTCGCGGCTATTGGAATTACTGGAAGTCAACGCCTGCACCGCCTTTCTTCTTCAGGGAGCTCGTTGTCGTTAGATAGGATGTCCAGTGTGAATTCCCGGACGGGGATGACAAAGGTAAGAGTAGCTCCACGATCGGAGGCGGCCTCCGCCTGGAGAGACCCGCCCATCAGCTCGATAAGCCGTTTGCTGATGGCCAGATTAATGACGGCCCCGGAGTAGTTCTGCTCGGTTCCCGCCTGCTCCGGTTCCGACTGGAGATGAAACAGATCCCCGAGCCTATCGGGAAGGATGCCGATCCCCCCTCCCCGGACTTCAAATTTCAGCAGATAGCTTCCGGGCTCGCCGCTGTTCGGCAGAACACGGGCGCAAACGTCGATTCTTCCACGGCTCGTGAAGTCCAGGGCATTGCGTAAAATATTCGACAAAGCCTGACGAAGCTTTCGCTCATCTCCAACGATGACAGGCAAGCTTTCGAAGCGTGTGGCCAGCTCGAGCTGGATGTTTTTCTCCGCGGCTTCTGCTTGAAAATCCCGGATGACGGTATCCACGGCCGATACAAGATCGAAGGGCTCATGCTCGGCTTTCATGTCTTTCGCTTCCAGACGGCTGTAGTATAGGATGTTGTCCACCAGCGAAAGCAGAGAATGGTTGCTCATCTGGATAATTTCAATGTATTCCTGCTGATCAGGCAGAAGAGGAGTCTCGCCCAGCAGGTCCGTGGCTCCCATAATACTGGTGATAGGGGCCCGGATTTCCGAACCGATGGTCGCCAGCAGGTTGCTTTTTAACTGGACGGATCCTTCCACGGCCTGGTTCGCTTCCTTCAGCTTCTTCTCCGTCTTCTTAAGTTCCGAGACCGTATTCTCCAATTCGATGACATGGGCCAGAAAGACAGCCATTGATTGCAGGGCGGTAATATCGGTCTCCGAAAAACGGTAGGTCGTGGAGTCCAGGGCGCAAACCGTCCCGTAAGCGGTCCCGTTCTTGAGCAGGATCGGAACCCCGATAAAAGAACGGCTTCCGAGAGCCTGGGTTACCGCCATGGAGGAGGTGAGGGGACTCGAAGCCGTGTCGGGAATCAGAAGCGGCTTGCTGTCGTTATGAAGAACAAGGCTGCAGTAGCTCAGTTCAAAAGGAAGGCAGTCGTTCTCCTTCACCAGCTCTTCCCTGCGGTTAAACGCATTCATAATAACATTGGTTACCCCGTCATTGCTCGCCACGAAGATGGTATTGACTTCAAGCAAGCGGCTTAATAGCTCTATGACATGGGCCGCCGCATCATGGATGCCTGAATAGAAAGTTGCATTCTCTCTGTGAATTCCTTCCAACCGAATCGGACCTCCCGTAATGGTTGCTGCAAAACCCGTTTCGGCGGCGCCAGTCGGGCCCAAGCCGTTTCTGGAACGGATGGTTCCCCAGACGGCACACCGGGGCAGGCTTCAAGTTATCCTTAATAAATAACCTTACCCAAGCACTTAGCAAGTGAAACGGCGTCTTTACAACAAAGTACCGGTATCCATCTTATCAAGGTCATCTCCGCCTTGCAAATAGGGGTCCGTCCCCGGCTGGGCGGATGCCTGCTTCCGGTAGGTCCGGGCGGACATGCGGGATAATTTTTTGAACATTTTGCCGAAATGGGAGAAGCTTTCAAAGCCGACGCGGGCCGCTATTTCCGTCACCGGAAGACGGGTGCTGCGAAGAAGCCTTTGGGCCTCCTTAATCCGGGTCAGATTCAAATAATCGGTTAAAGCGAAGCCGCTGACCTCCTTGAAGCTTCTGCTTAAGTAATAAGGGCTGACGAAGAACGTTTCCGACAGCTTCGCCAAGGTGACCGGCTCCGCATAATGGCTGTTGAGGTAGCGGATCACCTCCGATATTTTCTTGTGCATGGGAGTGGCATAAGCCGTTTCAGGCGGCTCATTCCGCAGCAGGAAGCGTCCCGAGAGAAGAAGAAGATCCGTCACGATGTTCCGCACCGAGAGGTCGTAACCGGGCTCGCGCCTTCCGATCTCCTCCAAGAGACGGAGCACGAGCTTTTCCGCTTCCTTCTTCTGTTCCTCGGGAAGGCGCAGAACGGGCTGGCGGTGCCGGAAAGGACTTAGCAGAAGCTGCGCGTCCTGCCCCCCTGCCTCGTATAAGAACCGCTCATCGAAATAAATCACCATCCTTTCGTGAGACGGAATGCCGGAATGGATCGTCTTGTGGAGGGCATCTCTCGGCAGAAAGACCAGATCCCCGGGTTGGACCGCGTAGGAGGAGTCCCGGATGAAGTAAATGCGCTCCCCCTTCAGCAGGTAATATACCTCATAAGTAGGATGAAAATGATTGGCCGCCATGCTGTACCGGCCGTGCCGCTTGATATATTCCACGCACAGGGAATCGGTCATTTCCTGGTAACGCAGCATCGCTTCTTCCATGGTCATCTCTCTCCTATCATCGCAAAATAGGCGTGATTCCCTACCATTATCGCATAAAAAGAGGAGAAAATCCCTCTATCTTGCGATAATCTGAAGGAAGAAACGATAAACCATCCATCAGGAGGATGACCATGTCTACCAAAAAATACGTATTGGTCGGATCCGGCGGCCGTGCTGAATTTTTCTATTCCGCCATCGCCACGACTTACCGCGAAACCTCGGAGCTCTTGGCTTTTTGCGACATCAACCAAACCCGCATGGACTATGCCAACCGCAAGCTGACGGAGAAATACGACTATCCGGCCGTCCGCACCTACCCGGCCAGTGAATTCGACCGCATGATCGAGACCGAGAAGCCCGATGCCGTCATCGTGACGAGCGTAGACCGCACGCATCATACGTACATCATCCGGGCGCTGGAGCTCGGCTGTGACGTTATTACCGAGAAGCCCATGACGGTGGACGAAGAGAAATGCCAGGAAATTCTCGATGCCGTGGACCGCACCGGCAAAAAAGTGCGCGTCACGTTCAACTACCGGTACGCCCCGCATCATACGAAAGCCCGTGAGCTGATTGAAGACGGCGTGATCGGCCAAGTGACGTCCGTCCATTTCGAGTGGCTGCTCAATACGAAGCACGGAGCCGATTATTTCCGCCGCTGGCATCGCGACAAGAGGAACAGCGGAGGACTGCTCGTTCACAAATCCACACATCATTTCGACCTGGTTAATTTCTGGATCGGCTCCCAGCCGGAAACCGTCTTCGCCTTCGGAGACCTCCTCTTCTATGGAAGAGAGAATGCGGAGCTCAGAGGAGAGACCAAATTCTATGACCGGGCAACCGGGAACCCCAATGCCAAGGACGATCCGTTCGCTCTGCATCTCGACCAGAACGAGAACCTGAAAGCGATGTACCTGGATGCCGAGCACGAGGACGGCTACCGCCGGGACCAAAGCGTATTCGGAGACGGCATCAACATCGAAGACACGATGGGTGTCATGGTCCGTTACAAGAACAAGGCGATTCTGACCTACTCGCTGAATGCCTACATGCCTTGGGAAGGGTACCGGATTGCGTTCAACGGAACCAAAGGCCGCATCGAGATGTCGATCGTGGAGCAGTCTTACGTTAACTCCGGTGGAGAAAAAGCTCTGGAGGGTGCCCTGAAAGGAAAAGCGATGAGGGTATTCCCAATGTTCGGAGCGCCTTATGAAGTAGAGGTCGAGGAAGGAAAAGGCGGCCATGGCGGCGGAGATCCCGTTCTCCTCAACGACATCTTCGGCACGCCGCTTGAAGACCGCTTCCACCGCGCGGCCGATCATATCGACGGCGCCCGGTCGATCCTGACCGGCATTGCGGCCAACCGGGCCATCCGCACCGGACTGCCCGTGCAGATCAAGGACCTCGTCAAGTTTCATTAGAATAAGCAAGAAGCGTCTCCCGGGCTAAGGGGAGACGCTTTTTTGGGTTTTTTGGGCAGGCTGGCTATCGCTCTATCTTTCTATTCCTCGTAGTAAACGAACAACGGAGCAATCGGCTTGAAGAACAGATGGCCGTCCTCCCACGGCTGAAAGTGCAGATCCATCCGGGAATCCGCCCAGTTCCCGGGCGTCCCTTTGGTCTTCAGCCTGCCGGGGATAACCGGTTCTTCCAGCACCTTCGGAAGCTCCTGGTAACCGAACAGCAGGTTCTCATGAATGGCGATAATTTCGTATTTGTCGCCCGGGAACGCCCTTTCCTCCTGAAGCTGATAATGATAATAGATATAGCTCGCAATCTGCCCGGGCCGGAGATGGGCCACCCGGCCGATCCGCTGCTCCACCGGCGTCCTGCGGCGCCAATGCTCCACTCCCGCCGGTTCGTTGAAATGAAAGACATCCGCCATGGGCACCCATGGGCGCGGCTCCGCTTCCCCCGGCCACGGCATGAGAAAGGGGGCGGCTCCAGGAAGGAGCTCCTCCGGCAGAAGTGGCCTATCCACACTTTCGTAATACAGGAACAGGTTGTTTCGCCATTCGTAGCAGGCGGCGGTCATAATCTCCCCGGACTCGACAAGCTTCCTCGCCCGGGGCGATTCCATCAGAACCGGCAGGCCATCCTCTCTTCCCTCCGGCTTCCACTGGGCCCTGTAGATGCTCCTTAGCATAGCGGCTAGCCCGGAAAGGCCATCGTGGTCATCAGGCTGTTCTCCGCCTGGGTGGAATCGAGCCGGCTGTACTGAACGATCACCGGCCGGTCGCTTTCCACCTCCATGGCGTAGGGGACGCCTTTCGGGATGGACTCGCCGTCCCGGGACAGCGACGACGTGCGGATATGGTCGGTCCGTCGTCCAGGAACCGTCACTTCTATGTTTTCGATCGGATCCCGGTCCTCGAAATAAACGGTGACGGACAATCGGGCGGGTTCCTTATAACAATTCAGTACACAGATGGACTCGTGGCTTTCGAGCTCCCCGGAGCTCTCCGGGGGAATGTAGCCGTCTGGGATGAACCAGAGGATGTGTCCTTTGCTCATGGTCATGTTCCTTTCCTCCTTAAGTATCCTATCGCTTAGGAACTTACTTCAAATAGAGGTTCAACGGCTGTATTCGCAATTCCTTCAAGCCGTCCGCCGCCAGCTTGGCGATTTGAATGGCCCCCTGCTCCTGGAAATGAGTGTTGTCTTCCGTCCCGTCCGGGAAGTTTAGAAACTCTCCCGGAGCGAGCCACATGAAGAGCGATTTCGATCCTTCCGGCCCGAGCCGTTCATAGAGCTCCCGGCTTCGGGCGGCAAGGTCAAGCAGCGGCACCTTCTCCTCCTCCGCCAGCTCCCGGACTGCGGTCAAATAGTTGCCGTGGGTATCCCGAAGGGTCCCGTCCTCTTCAAAGAACCGGCGCTCCACCGGCGTCACGAGGATCGGGAACGCCTGGCGCTCCCGGGCACCGTCCAGATAGATCTTCAGCGTTTCCTTGTAGGTCGTAAAGGGCTCCGTATAACGCTCCTCCCCGTATTTCTGATCGTTGTGGCCGAACTGGATGAGCAGGTAATCCCACGGCTTCATCCGGCTCCAAATGGCATCGAGGTGCCCTTCCCGGATAAAGCTCTTGGAACTGCGGCCCGACAAGGCATAGTTCGCCACTGCGGCATCCGCTTTGACGAACTGGGGAAGCATCTGTCCCCATCCCGCGTAAGGATAACCGTCGGCCGGCTGATCGGTGACGGTGGAATCTCCCGCCAGAAAGATCGTGCAGGCCGAGGAGGACGGCCTAATCTCCATCGCATTGACCCGCGGGGCCCGCCCCGTGAAACTCAGAAGAAGCCGGCCGCCGGTCACCCATACGGCAAAGCTTACCCGGGCGAAATACCCCGGCTGGGTCCGCAGCTTGTGAAGCATCAGGCGGCCTTCGCCGGCTTTGATCGTTGTTTCCGTTGCGGCAAGCTCATCCCCCATTAAGACGGTCACGTGATACGTTCCGTCGGGAACATCCACAACAAACGAGGCGTCAAGCGGGATGCAGAAATCCCGCCGCAGCGG contains:
- a CDS encoding PAS domain S-box protein, translated to MTRIESNQAEDGQLALEPVNSEWEETIRVQQGMIFKFKKQSGRFVHTICHGELMDRMLPGQEEIAGKDLKDLLPLDKAVDVAAHYERAWQGEEKVTFEGESAGIHFLASLRPIKQSGRVVEVIGSAIDITERKQREQSLKESLRLNYKMIKLLPAAILVHDEAGIINYANDAAVKMMGAGSREELTGRPILELVHPDYRKLMEERFLTVSNGQEPLEFIEHKVSRLDGEVLDVESSCIYIYKNCRPVIQLVMHDITEKKRTEEMVRKSEKLAVVGQLAAGLAHEIRNPLTALKGFTQLLKSRNAVHHEFYEIMLAELDRIHFIINEFMVVAKPQAMRCQPNNVRHVLQSILKLLEPQAILNNIDVQTEFKSLCSLVDCDENQLKQVFVNVIKNAMDSMPSGGKLLVELEELPEGKLSIRFTDQGCGIPEEGISRLGEPFYTTKENGTGLGLMVSIKIVESLHGEFRAASRVNRGTTIEIILPVSRSRIPAGHAVLP
- a CDS encoding AraC family transcriptional regulator, whose protein sequence is MEEAMLRYQEMTDSLCVEYIKRHGRYSMAANHFHPTYEVYYLLKGERIYFIRDSSYAVQPGDLVFLPRDALHKTIHSGIPSHERMVIYFDERFLYEAGGQDAQLLLSPFRHRQPVLRLPEEQKKEAEKLVLRLLEEIGRREPGYDLSVRNIVTDLLLLSGRFLLRNEPPETAYATPMHKKISEVIRYLNSHYAEPVTLAKLSETFFVSPYYLSRSFKEVSGFALTDYLNLTRIKEAQRLLRSTRLPVTEIAARVGFESFSHFGKMFKKLSRMSARTYRKQASAQPGTDPYLQGGDDLDKMDTGTLL
- a CDS encoding sensory rhodopsin transducer — protein: MTMSKGHILWFIPDGYIPPESSGELESHESICVLNCYKEPARLSVTVYFEDRDPIENIEVTVPGRRTDHIRTSSLSRDGESIPKGVPYAMEVESDRPVIVQYSRLDSTQAENSLMTTMAFPG
- a CDS encoding GAF domain-containing sensor histidine kinase, which encodes MEGIHRENATFYSGIHDAAAHVIELLSRLLEVNTIFVASNDGVTNVIMNAFNRREELVKENDCLPFELSYCSLVLHNDSKPLLIPDTASSPLTSSMAVTQALGSRSFIGVPILLKNGTAYGTVCALDSTTYRFSETDITALQSMAVFLAHVIELENTVSELKKTEKKLKEANQAVEGSVQLKSNLLATIGSEIRAPITSIMGATDLLGETPLLPDQQEYIEIIQMSNHSLLSLVDNILYYSRLEAKDMKAEHEPFDLVSAVDTVIRDFQAEAAEKNIQLELATRFESLPVIVGDERKLRQALSNILRNALDFTSRGRIDVCARVLPNSGEPGSYLLKFEVRGGGIGILPDRLGDLFHLQSEPEQAGTEQNYSGAVINLAISKRLIELMGGSLQAEAASDRGATLTFVIPVREFTLDILSNDNELPEEERRCRR
- a CDS encoding Gfo/Idh/MocA family oxidoreductase, with the translated sequence MSTKKYVLVGSGGRAEFFYSAIATTYRETSELLAFCDINQTRMDYANRKLTEKYDYPAVRTYPASEFDRMIETEKPDAVIVTSVDRTHHTYIIRALELGCDVITEKPMTVDEEKCQEILDAVDRTGKKVRVTFNYRYAPHHTKARELIEDGVIGQVTSVHFEWLLNTKHGADYFRRWHRDKRNSGGLLVHKSTHHFDLVNFWIGSQPETVFAFGDLLFYGRENAELRGETKFYDRATGNPNAKDDPFALHLDQNENLKAMYLDAEHEDGYRRDQSVFGDGINIEDTMGVMVRYKNKAILTYSLNAYMPWEGYRIAFNGTKGRIEMSIVEQSYVNSGGEKALEGALKGKAMRVFPMFGAPYEVEVEEGKGGHGGGDPVLLNDIFGTPLEDRFHRAADHIDGARSILTGIAANRAIRTGLPVQIKDLVKFH
- a CDS encoding rhamnogalacturonan acetylesterase; this encodes MTPSYRFDFGQGSPQEGYTKIEPDTVHDPSVGYGFGETSRINARDRGGEPLRRDFCIPLDASFVVDVPDGTYHVTVLMGDELAATETTIKAGEGRLMLHKLRTQPGYFARVSFAVWVTGGRLLLSFTGRAPRVNAMEIRPSSSACTIFLAGDSTVTDQPADGYPYAGWGQMLPQFVKADAAVANYALSGRSSKSFIREGHLDAIWSRMKPWDYLLIQFGHNDQKYGEERYTEPFTTYKETLKIYLDGARERQAFPILVTPVERRFFEEDGTLRDTHGNYLTAVRELAEEEKVPLLDLAARSRELYERLGPEGSKSLFMWLAPGEFLNFPDGTEDNTHFQEQGAIQIAKLAADGLKELRIQPLNLYLK